GAAAAAATTGGGGGCTTCAATATTGAATTACTCGCACACAAAGGACACGATGACATTGAATTAGGGAAGCGGTTTAAGCAGGCAAATTTGAATATTGCATTAAATGTAGATGTTGAAGTTGAGCATCTGAAACATTACACGCTATGGTCGTTCGTTAAAAACGAGTTTCACCGCAGTTCAGGTTTTGCAGAGCTTGCAACAAAACTCGGTGAAACCACTCATTCATTGAAACACGGATTTGTGAATGTTTATCCTGTCTTTATTATTTCAACAATTTTCACGGCTGTGCTGATCGGAATTTTGTTATTAAGCATTCTTGGAAAAATTTCGTATTGGTTTTTGGCGTGTGGGTTCGGATTATACTTAATAGCTAATATTCGCTTCCTCAATTATCTTGAACAAGCACGCGGGCTTTTTGCAATGATGGTTATGATTCCGATTCTATTTTTAGACCATGTTGTTTGCTTTGCCGGGAGTGTTATAGGTGTAATAAAAAGCTTCTTGAAGATTCATACTGAGCGATGAAGGCAAACTATTTTTGAGCTTTCGATTCTCGAATTAATTCTGACAATTTATCCCTGATATTTTTTATCTTCTCATCGTGTGGAGCCATCTTAAGATAATTATTGTACATCAACAATGACTTTTCATATTCGCCAATTAAATAAAATGCTGTGCCGGTTTCACGATACAAAACTGAATCTACCAATCCAAATAATATTGCTTTGTAGTAATTTTCGGCAGCAAGCTTAATTTCATTATTTTTCATATACAAGCTTCCAAGATTCGCATAAGCTTTAGCTCGGGTAGAATCCATCGCAAGAGCTTTTTGGTACAATAATATTGCAGTTGAAGCATCGCCTCGTTTTGAGTATTCTATACCTAAGTTGATATAAACCGCGGGGTTTGGACTGTTAACATCGGCGGCACGTTTCAGCGCCCAAAAGTTTCTATCATTTTGATTCAACTTAGTATAGATTGCCGAAAGATTCCCGAGTATCCTTGGATTCGAAGAATCTATTTCCGTATATTGTTCAAAATAATTTCGAGCTTCGACATAATTTTTTTGTGCCCAGTAGTAACTACCTAAATTTTCG
This genomic window from Bacteroidota bacterium contains:
- a CDS encoding glycosyltransferase family 2 protein, with product MSVENNLQVSVIIPVKNSSKTLNACLRSIKRSYFKNIEVIVVDDYSTDSSNEIARKYNCHVIESMNGSGANYARNLGAKHASGSIFIFLDSDVVVGRNTIQNIVESLEGEGVDAVVGVYSAQHRNENIVSQYKNLWIRFSYLKSSPAIDWLFGAVSGIKREAFEKIGGFNIELLAHKGHDDIELGKRFKQANLNIALNVDVEVEHLKHYTLWSFVKNEFHRSSGFAELATKLGETTHSLKHGFVNVYPVFIISTIFTAVLIGILLLSILGKISYWFLACGFGLYLIANIRFLNYLEQARGLFAMMVMIPILFLDHVVCFAGSVIGVIKSFLKIHTER